The region TGTTCGCGGAGGTGTGGTCCCGGCCGGTCCTCTCGGACCGGGACCGCCGCCTGCTGCTGGTGGGCCTCCTCGTGGGCCAGGGCATGGACGAGGCGCTGGAGCGCCACCTCGACACCGCCCTGCGGTCGGGCGAGCTGACCCCGGCCGAGCTGCGCGAGACCGTCGTGTTCCTGACCCTGTACGCCGGATGGCCCCGGGCGGCCCGGCTCAGCGCCCAGGTGGAGAGGCTGATCCGCCGCACCGCCCGCGCGTGACCCGGCGCGGCGGCGGGATGGGTACGCTGCCGTCATGCCCACCGCACTCATCACCGGCGCGACCGCCGGGATCGGCGCCGCCTTCGCCCGGCGCCTGGCAGCCGACGGGTTCTCCCTGGTCCTGGTGGCCCGCGACGAGGAGCGGCTGACCGCCTCCGCCGAGGCGCTGCACAAGAGGTACGGCGTGACGGCCGAGACGCTACGCGCCGACCTGACCACCGAGGAGGGGCTGGCGGCCGCCGAGGAGCGACTGCGCTCGGGCGTGGACCTGCTGGTCAACAACGCCGGGTTCGGGCATCCGGGGGGATTCCTCGACACCCCCATGGACGACGAGGCCCGGATGCTGCGGCTGCACTGCGAGGCGGTGCTGCGGCTGACCCGGGCGGGCCTGCCGTACATGATCTCCAAGGGCCGCGGCGGGGTCGTCAACGTGGCCTCGGTCGCGGCGTTCCTGCCCGGAGGCACCTACAGCGCGTCGAAGGCGTGGGTGGTGAACTACAGCACCTCGGCGGCCGCCCTGGTCGGCCGCCGCGGCGTGCGGGTGATGGCGCTGTGCCCGGGGTTCGTGCGGACGGAGTTCCACGGCCGGGCCCGGCTCGACATGTCCCATCTGCCGTCCTTCGCGTGGCTGTCGGCCGACCGCGTCGCCGCCGACGCGATGCGCGACCTCGCCCGGGGGGCGTGGGTGAGCATTCCGTCGGCCCGCTACAAGGCGGTCGTGGCGATCCTGCGGCTGCTGCCGCTCAACCTGCTCGGCCGGATAGCGCGGGTGCGCTACCGCTGAGTCAGAGCCGCTCGACGTTCGGGCCGCGGCAGCGGCCCCGGGTGTCGAAGACGAACCGGCTCGCCCGCTGGACCAGGTCGTAGTCGTAGCAGTCGGGCGCGCCGAGCACCACGACCACGTCCGCGCGCGCCAGTTCGGCGGCGTCCGGCTCGACGACCTCGACGCCCGCGGGCACGAGCAGGTCGCCGGCGCGGGAGTCGGCGGCCCGGGGATCGGCGGCCCGCACCCGGGCGCCGAGCCGGCACAGCGACTTGGCCACCTCCACGGGCGTCAGGCCGAGCAGCAGGATCCGGCTGCCCCGGACCGCGCGGCACCGCCGGTTGAGTGCGAGGCCGATCCGGTCCACCACGTACGCCGGCATGTGCGCGTTGACGTCGTTGGCCGCCTCGACCAGCCGGAAGCCGCGCCCGGCGCGGCCCCTCACCGCCCACGGCACGTACGCCACGTCGACCGGCAGGCAGGAGCCGGGCAGGCCCGGCCCGGGCCGCGCGCCCGACCGGCCG is a window of Microbispora sp. NBC_01189 DNA encoding:
- a CDS encoding carboxymuconolactone decarboxylase family protein, producing MEQAHGEDGVAEGPDDVFGEMAERMFAEVWSRPVLSDRDRRLLLVGLLVGQGMDEALERHLDTALRSGELTPAELRETVVFLTLYAGWPRAARLSAQVERLIRRTARA
- a CDS encoding SDR family oxidoreductase encodes the protein MPTALITGATAGIGAAFARRLAADGFSLVLVARDEERLTASAEALHKRYGVTAETLRADLTTEEGLAAAEERLRSGVDLLVNNAGFGHPGGFLDTPMDDEARMLRLHCEAVLRLTRAGLPYMISKGRGGVVNVASVAAFLPGGTYSASKAWVVNYSTSAAALVGRRGVRVMALCPGFVRTEFHGRARLDMSHLPSFAWLSADRVAADAMRDLARGAWVSIPSARYKAVVAILRLLPLNLLGRIARVRYR